One Watersipora subatra chromosome 4, tzWatSuba1.1, whole genome shotgun sequence genomic window carries:
- the LOC137394057 gene encoding galactose-3-O-sulfotransferase 2-like, with the protein MRPKVSGNHIGWPEPFDPQKHARDTSKSPDILCFHSVYSPKLAAFMANDTFFLTAVRDPFTQLVSTYVYSNWLICSRKPLSALISKAASNQYVCDTPLHNPTMFDLGYPMNAMSDLSRVDEYITMLDERFHLVIVVEYFDESLIVLRDMLNWKNHDILYFSKNIRLKNMTSLRYKNVTGGVGVDVSDTDDDRKQVYEVMQADSRLYFHFKRKLERTIADNKEYIEKEVAELKALRDQWTVYCIAAIKPAAQIKVDMFHPFGNGAFGYLLTNEGLKNETCINLARVELSFVTEINNKALSFYYIHWQHLY; encoded by the coding sequence ATGCGACCAAAGGTTTCAGGTAATCATATCGGATGGCCGGAACCTTTTGATCCACAAAAACACGCAAGAGATACTTCTAAATCACCAGACATTCTCTGCTTTCACTCTGTCTATTCTCCAAAATTAGCCGCATTTATGGCTAATGACACATTTTTTCTTACTGCAGTTCGTGATCCTTTCACTCAGCTAGTGTCCACTTATGTCTATTCAAACTGGCTGATATGCAGTAGAAAACCTTTGTCTGCTCTGATTTCTAAAGCGGCTAGTAATCAATATGTTTGTGACACTCCTCTGCATAATCCCACAATGTTTGACCTTGGCTACCCAATGAATGCCATGTCAGACTTGAGCAGAGTAGATGAATACATCACCATGCTCGATGAGCGATTTCATCTAGTCATTGTCGTCGAGTATTTTGATGAGTCACTGATAGTCCTGCGAGATATGCTTAACTGGAAGAATCACGATATTCTTTATTTCTCAAAAAATATTCGCCTAAAAAATATGACTAGTTTACGTTATAAAAATGTGACTGGTGGAGTCGGGGTAGATGTTTCAGATACTGATGATGACAGAAAACAAGTATATGAAGTCATGCAAGCAGACTCAAGACTTTACTTTCATTTTAAGAGAAAGTTGGAACGAACTATAGCAGATAACAAAGAATAtattgaaaaagaagttgcAGAGTTGAAGGCCCTGAGAGACCAGTGGACAGTTTATTGTATAGCAGCCATTAAACCTGCTGCACAAATTAAAGTGGACATGTTCCACCCATTTGGCAATGGAGCTTTTGGTTACCTTCTTACTAATGAAGGACTAAAGAATGAAACATGTATTAATCTTGCAAGAGTTGAGTTGTCTTTTGTAACAGAGATCAATAATAAAGCATTATCTTTCTATTACATTCATTGGCAGCATCTGTATTGA